A window of Festucalex cinctus isolate MCC-2025b chromosome 6, RoL_Fcin_1.0, whole genome shotgun sequence contains these coding sequences:
- the LOC144020761 gene encoding arachidonate 12-lipoxygenase, 12R-type-like produces the protein MVDYEVTVYTGDRVNATTLNSVNIKLVGTDGESDRTWLRSLVIFRGSVSTYTVSCPNSLGRLLLIELDKRQFILLPNDAWFPDKVQVKSPEDDIYTFPVHCWISDRETHRYREGKALRIFDESHPLGQYARQQELSQRSVDYDWELYAPGVPYTIKTDDPMTLPDEVQFSFTKSTEFAFTAATGLAELQLKGLVDNQENWKNLDDINDVFRNKDTPLSDYVQEHWKEDWLFAYQFLNGVNPTLIQRCKTLPENFPVTDDMVSIPDGSNLSNEMKQGNIYLCDYKNLDGMPANTIQGIQQYLTAPLVLLHKRPDDKLMPIAIQLKQTPADDNPIFLPTDSTYDWLTAKIFVRSADFSEHQINAHLLRTHLMAEVFAVSLLRNLPMVHPLYKLLIPHTRYTLQINELARDRLIGPTGVFTNFTASGGEAVPRILTRSLSSITYRSLCIPDDIADRDMQDVPNFYYRDDALQLWSVMFKFVQGVIQYYYKSDDDVLRDSELQTWIGDIFEHGFLSQPQTGIPQSFTTVPELTKFATMVMFTSSCQHAAVNSGQYDYGGWMPNTPATLRRPPPTEKGTTSEATMLETLPPINVTVQGMATVWLLSRQSSDFVSLGHYPEAHYSEGTPRQLQMDFKAELDMLSTAINNRNKSLEIPYTYLDPKKVENSVAI, from the exons ATGGTGGACTATGAAGTGACCGTCTACACAGGCGACCGAGTTAACGCCACCACCTTGAACAGCGTGAACATCAAGCTGGTGGGCACAGATGGCGAGAGTGACCGCACGTGGCTCAGGTCTTTGGTCATCTTCAGAGGATCA GTGTCAACTTACACCGTTTCCTGCCCAAACTCCCTCGGACGGCTGCTTCTGATAGAACTAGACAAACGACAATTCATCCTGTTGCCCAATGATGCTTGGTTCCCTGACAAGGTGCAAGTCAAATCACCTGAGGATGACATCTACACCTTTCCAGTGCACTGCTGGATCAGTGACAGGGAGACTCATCGCTACAGAGAGGGCAAAG CTCTGAGGATCTTTGATGAAAGCCACCCTCTTGGTCAGTACGCGAGGCAGCAGGAGCTGAGCCAGCGAAGTGTTGACTATGA CTGGGAGTTGTATGCCCCAGGTGTGCCCTACACCATAAAGACAGATGATCCTATGACCCTGCCAGATGAGGTTCAGTTCTCCTTCACCAAATCTACAGAGTTTGCATTCACAGCAGCTACAGG GTTGGCGGAGCTTCAGCTGAAAGGGCTGGTTGACAACCAGGAAAATTGGAAAAATCTCGACGATATCAATGATGTGTTCCGTAACAAAGACACGCCCTTATCGG ATTATGTCCAGGAACACTGGAAGGAAGACTGGTTATTTGCATACCAGTTCCTAAATGGAGTCAATCCCACCTTGATTCAACGTTGCAAAACTCTACCCGAGAATTTCCCTGTGACTGACGACATGGTCTCCATTCCCGATGGCTCAAACTTGTCCAATGAGATGAAG CAAGGCAACATTTACCTGTGTGACTACAAGAACCTGGACGGAATGCCGGCAAACACCATACAAGGGATCCAGCAGTACTTGACGGCGCCCCTCGTCTTGCTTCACAAAAGACCCGACGACAAGCTGATGCCGATTGCCATTCAG CTGAAGCAGACTCCAGCCGACGACAACCCCATCTTTCTCCCAACTGACTCAACGTACGACTGGCTGACGGCTAAGATTTTTGTGAGAAGTGCTGATTTCTCAGAACATCAAATCAACGCCCACTTGCTGCGCACTCACCTGATGGCTGAAGTTTTTGCTGTGTCACTGCTGCGCAACCTGCCCATGGTGCATCCCTTGTACAAG CTCCTCATACCCCACACTCGATACACTCTGCAGATCAATGAATTAGCTCGGGACCGGCTCATAGGACCCACCGGAGTCTTCACCAAC TTTACAGCTTCTGGCGGAGAGGCTGTGCCGAGAATCTTGACCAGATCGCTGTCCTCGATCACCTACAGGTCCCTCTGCATCCCCGACGACATCGCTGATCGCGACATGCAGGATGTGCCCAACTTCTACTACAGAGATGATGCACTCCAACTGTGGAGCGTCATGTTCAA ATTTGTGCAGGGAGTGATACAGTACTACTACAAAAGTGATGACGACGTCCTACGAGACTCCGAACTGCAGACTTGGATCGGGGACATTTTTGAACACGGATTCCTTTCCCAGCCACAAACAG gAATCCCTCAGAGTTTCACTACTGTGCCTGAATTGACCAAGTTTGCCACCATGGTGATGTTCACCAGTTCGTGCCAACATGCAGCCGTAAACAGCGGGCAG TACGACTATGGTGGCTGGATGCCCAACACCCCCGCCACCCTGCGGCGTCCTCCGCCGACTGAAAAGGGGACAACAAGCGAGGCCACAATGCTCGAGACGTTGCCCCCGATCAACGTGACCGTTCAGGGAATGGCCACGGTCTGGCTGCTCAGTAGGCAGTCCTCAGACTTT GTCTCCCTCGGCCACTATCCCGAGGCCCATTACAGTGAAGGGACTCCCCGCCAGTTGCAAATGGATTTTAAAGCTGAGCTTGACATGTTGTCGACCGCGATCAACAACAGAAACAAAAGTCTGGAAATCCCTTACACTTACCTGGATCCAAAGAAGGTTGAAAACAGTGTGGCCATCTAA
- the LOC144020968 gene encoding arachidonate 12-lipoxygenase, 12R-type-like, whose amino-acid sequence MVDYEVTVYTGDRVHATTVNPVHIKLVGTDGESDRTWLRSLVIFRGAVTTYTVSCPKSLGRLVLIELDKRQFFILPSDAWFPDKVEVKSPENDIYSFPVYCWISDSETHRFREGKALRIFDESNPLGQYAREQELSQRSVDYAWDLYHPGVTYSIKADGPMTLPDEVQFSFTKTTEFAFTAATGLAELQLKGLTENQENWQHLDDINDVFRNKDTPLSDYVQEHWKEDWFFAYQYLNGIHPNLIRRCKTLPNNFPVTDDMVFIPDGSNLSTELQQGNIYLCDYKNLDGMPANIIQGIQQYLMAPLVLLHKRPDDKLMPIAIQLKQIPGDDNPIFLPTDSTYDWLTAKIFVRSADFTEHQLNAHFLRTHLLAEAFAVSLLRNLPMVHPLYKLLIPHTRYTLQINELARDQLIGPTGVFTLFSASGGETTPKILARSLSSITYRSLCIPDNIADRDMQDVPNFYYRDDGLQIWNIMFKFVQGVIQHYYKSDSAVQRDSELQTWIGDIFEHGFLSQPQTGIPQSFTSVSDLIKFATMVMFTSSCQHAAVNSGQYDYSGWMPNTPATLQRPPPTKKGTTSEATMLQTLPVINATAQGMAAVWLLSRQPSDFVPLGHYPEDHFTEEIPRQLQKDFKAELDKVSITINNRNKSLEIPYTYLDPNNVENSVAI is encoded by the exons ATGGTGGATTATGAGGTGACCGTCTACACTGGCGATCGAGTTCACGCCACCACAGTGAACCCTGTGCACATTAAGCTGGTGGGCACAGATGGCGAGAGTGACCGCACGTGGCTGAGGTCTTTGGTCATCTTCAGAGGAGCg GTCACAACATACACTGTTTCCTGCCCCAAATCCCTTGGACGGCTGGTTCTGATAGAACTAGACAAACgccaatttttcattttgcccAGCGACGCTTGGTTCCCTGACAAGGTGGAAGTCAAATCACCTGAGAACGACATCTACAGTTTTCCTGTCTACTGCTGGATCAGTGACAGCGAGACTCACCGCTTCAGAGAGGGCAAAG cttTGAGGATCTTTGATGAAAGTAATCCTCTTGGTCAATACGCAAGGGAGCAGGAGTTGAGTCAGCGAAGTGTAGACTATGC CTGGGATTTGTATCACCCAGGTGTGACCTACTCCATTAAGGCAGATGGTCCTATGACCCTTCCAGATGAGGTCCAGTTCTCCTTCACCAAGACGACAGAGTTTGCATTTACAGCGGCTACAGG GCTGGCTGAGCTTCAGCTAAAGGGGCTGACCGAGAACCAGGAAAATTGGCAACATCTTGATGATATCAATGACGTGTTCCGTAACAAAGACACGCCCTTATCAG attatgtgcaggaacactggaaggaGGACTGGTTCTTTGCCTACCAGTATCTAAATGGCATCCATCCCAACTTGATCCGACGTTGCAAAACTCTGCCCAACAACTTCCCTGTGACTGATGACATGGTCTTCATCCCCGATGGCTCAAACCTTTCCACTGAGTTGCAG CAAGGCAACATTTACTTGTGTGACTACAAGAACCTGGATGGGATGCCTGCAAACATCATCCAAGGGATTCAGCAGTACCTGATGGCGCCGCTCGTCCTGCTTCACAAAAGACCCGATGACAAGCTGATGCCGATTGCCATTCAG CTGAAGCAGATTCCAGGTGATGACAACCCCATCTTCCTCCCAACTGACTCGACGTATGACTGGCTGACAGCTAAGATTTTTGTGAGAAGTGCAGATTTCACCGAGCACCAGCTCAATGCGCACTTTCTGCGCACTCACCTGCTGGCGGAGGCTTTCGCGGTGTCACTGTTGCGCAATCTGCCGATGGTGCATCCCCTCTACAAG CTTCTCATACCTCACACTCGATACACACTGCAAATCAATGAATTAGCTCGGGACCAGCTCATAGGACCCACCGGAGTCTTCACCCTG TTTTCTGCATCCGGTGGAGAGACTACGCCAAAGATCTTGGCCAGATCGCTGTCCTCGATCACCTATCGGTCACTTTGCATCCCCGACAATATTGCTGATCGCGACATGCAGGACGTGCCCAACTTCTACTACAGGGATGATGGGCTCCAAATTTGGAACATCATGTTCAA ATTTGTGCAGGGAGTGATACAGCACTACTATAAAAGTGACAGCGCGGTCCAGCGTGACTCTGAACTTCAGACTTGGATCGGGGACATTTTTGAACACGGATTCCTTTCCCAGCCACAAACAG GTATCCCTCAAAGTTTCACCAGCGTGTCAGACCTGATCAAATTTGCAACCATGGTGATGTTTACGAGCTCATGCCAGCATGCAGCTGTAAACAGCGGCCAG TACGATTACAGTGGCTGGATGCCcaacacccccgcgaccctgcaGCGTCCTCCCCCAACCAAAAAGGGGACAACCAGCGAGGCCACAATGTTGCAGACGTTGCCCGTCATCAACGCGACTGCTCAGGGAATGGCCGCAGTCTGGCTGCTCAGCAGGCAGCCTTCCGACTTT GTCCCCCTCGGACACTACCCAGAGGACCATTTCACCGAGGAGATCCCCCGCCAGCTGCAAAAGGATTTCAAAGCCGAGCTCGACAAGGTGTCGATCACGATCAACAACAGGAACAAAAGTCTGGAGATCCCGTACACGTACCTGGATCCGAACAACGTAGAGAACAGTGTGGCCATCTAA
- the LOC144020483 gene encoding arachidonate 12-lipoxygenase, 12R-type-like: MVDYEVTVHTGDRVHATTVNPVHIKLVGTDGESDRTWLRSLVIFRGAVTTYTVSCPKSLGRLVLIELDKRQFFILPSDAWFPDKVEVKSPENDTYSFPVYCWISDSKTHRFREGKALRIFDESNPLGQYAREQELSQRSADYAWDLYHPGVTYSIKADGPMTLPDEVQFSFTKATEFAFTAATGLAELQLKGLTENQENWQNLDDINDVFRNKDTPLSDYVQEHWKEDWFFAYQYLNGIHPNLIRRCKTLPNNFPVTDDMVFIPDGSNLSTELQQGNIYLCDYKNLDGIQANIVQGIQQYLMAPLVLLHKRPDDKLMPIAIQLKQTPADDNPIFLPTDSTYDWLTAKIFVKSADFSEHQLNAHLLRTHLLAEAFAVSLLRNLPMVHPLYKLLIPHTRYTLQINELARDRLIGPKGVLTVFSATGDETLRHILTRSQSSITYRSLCIPDDIADRDMQDVPNFYYRDDGLQIWDIMFKFVQGVIQHYYKSDSEVQRDSELQTWIGDIFEHGFLSQPQSGIPQSFTTVPELIKFSTMVMFTSSCQHAAVNSGQYDYGGWMPNTPPTLQRPPPTKKGTTSEATMLQTLPVINVTVRGMARVWLLSRQSSDFVPLGHYPEDHFTEEIPRQLQKDFKAELDKLSITINNRNKSLEIPYTYLVPKNVENSVAL, encoded by the exons ATGGTGGATTATGAGGTGACCGTCCACACTGGCGATCGAGTTCACGCCACCACAGTGAACCCTGTGCACATTAAGCTGGTGGGCACAGATGGCGAGAGTGACCGCACGTGGCTGAGGTCTTTGGTCATCTTCAGAGGAGCg GTCACAACATACACTGTTTCCTGCCCCAAATCCCTTGGACGGCTGGTTCTGATAGAACTAGACAAACgccaatttttcattttgcccAGCGACGCTTGGTTCCCTGACAAGGTGGAAGTCAAATCACCTGAGAACGACACCTACAGTTTTCCTGTCTACTGCTGGATCAGTGACAGCAAGACTCACCGCTTCAGAGAGGGAAAAG ctctGAGGATCTTTGATGAAAGTAATCCTCTTGGTCAATACGCAAGGGAGCAGGAGTTGAGTCAGCGAAGTGCAGACTATGC CTGGGATTTGTATCACCCAGGTGTGACCTACTCCATTAAGGCAGATGGTCCTATGACCCTTCCAGATGAGGTCCAGTTCTCCTTCACCAAGGCGACAGAGTTTGCATTTACAGCGGCTACAGG GCTGGCTGAGCTTCAGCTAAAGGGGCTGACCGAGAACCAGGAAAATTGGCAAAATCTTGATGATATCAATGACGTGTTCCGTAATAAAGACACGCCCTTATCAG attatgtgcaggaacactggaaggaGGACTGGTTCTTTGCCTACCAGTATCTAAATGGCATCCATCCCAACTTGATCCGACGTTGCAAAACTCTGCCCAACAACTTCCCTGTGACTGATGACATGGTCTTCATCCCCGATGGCTCAAACCTTTCCACTGAGTTGCAG CAAGGTAACATATACTTGTGTGACTACAAGAACCTGGATGGGATACAGGCAAACATCGTCCAAGGGATTCAGCAGTACCTGATGGCGCCTCTCGTCCTGCTTCACAAAAGACCCGATGACAAGCTGATGCCGATTGCCATTCAG CTGAAGCAGACTCCAGCTGATGACAACCCCATCTTCCTCCCAACCGACTCGACGTACGACTGGCTGACAGCTAAGATTTTTGTGAAAAGCGCAGACTTTTCAGAGCACCAGCTCAATGCGCACTTGCTGCGCACTCACCTGCTGGCGGAGGCTTTCGCAGTGTCACTGTTGCGCAATCTGCCGATGGTACACCCCTTGTACAAG CTCCTCATACCCCACACTCGATACACCCTGCAAATCAATGAATTAGCACGAGACCGGCTCATAGGACCCAAAGGAGTCTTAACTGTG TTTTCTGCTACTGGTGACGAGACTCTGCGACATATCTTGACAAGATCACAGTCCTCAATCACCTATAGATCCCTTTGCATCCCCGACGACATCGCTGATCGCGACATGCAGGACGTGCCCAACTTCTACTACAGGGATGATGGGCTCCAAATTTGGGACATCATGTTCAA ATTTGTGCAGGGAGTGATACAGCACTACTACAAAAGTGACAGCGAGGTCCAGCGTGACTCTGAACTTCAGACTTGGATCGGTGACATTTTTGAACACGGATTCCTTTCCCAGCCACAATCAG GTATCCCTCAGAGTTTCACCACTGTGCCAGAACTGATAAAATTCTCAACCATGGTGATGTTTACAAGCTCATGCCAGCATGCAGCTGTAAACAGCGGACAG TACGATTACGGTGGCTGGATGCCCAACACCCCCCCGACCCTGCAGCGTCCTCCCCCAACCAAAAAGGGGACAACCAGCGAGGCCACAATGTTGCAAACGTTGCCCGTCATCAACGTGACTGTTCGGGGAATGGCCAGGGTTTGGCTGCTCAGCAGACAGTCCTCTGACTTT GTCCCCCTTGGACACTACCCAGAGGACCATTTCACCGAGGAGATCCCCCGCCAGTTGCAAAAGGATTTCAAAGCCGAGCTCGACAAGTTGTCAATCACGATCAACAACAGAAACAAAAGTCTGGAGATCCCGTACACGTACCTGGTTCCGAAGAACGTAGAGAACAGTGTGGCCCTCTAA